One Streptomyces fagopyri DNA window includes the following coding sequences:
- a CDS encoding sensor histidine kinase: protein MRFRGKSIRRKIVALLLVPLLSLTGIWAFATVITGREANQLFNVSDVVEKIGYPTEDAVGVLQQERRQTLVYLADPRASDALKALRHSRTVTDRAVAKVRANAKSDGMTDEMGAGTAERVTVMLDAFDGIDSLRRTVEEGTVNRAQALDLYNRLVDPCYTLVSNLHLVDNVEMDKQRRALVNIDIARELLSREDALLGSALVAGRVSGGEIRDISDLVAQRTLLYDVSLPLLPHTESERYESYWKNADTAPLRVAEQAVVTSPAGSPHGVTAKSWDRAAGHVLDELGDLDDTAGDRYHDRVRPVATGVIVKAAIAGVLGLVALLVSLVMSVRIGRGLIRDLGRLRLEAHEASGVRLPSVMRRLSAGEKVDVETEAPRLEYDRNEIGEVGQALNTLQRAAVEAAVKQSELRDGVSEVFVNLARRSQVLLHKQLTLLDTMERRTEDTDELADLFRLDHLTTRMRRHAEGLVILSGAAPSRQWRKPVQLMDIVRAAVAEVEDYERIEVRRLPRVAVTGPAVADITHLVAELLENATVFSPPHTAVQVIGARVANGFTLEIHDRGLGMAAEALLDANLRLAETPEFELSDTDRLGLFVVSRLAQRQNVRVSLQPSPYGGTTAIVFLPDALLTDDVPDTNGIGFRLDRALPSKEGKVEADRKTALSEVPVRLPGLPASILDGPVELEAPVGLDGLGGFSDALDEDIEQGGLFGPRRSIAGGPVEHHQPAPEGQDATPRSGEDRPGAPVPLPRRRSPKLVSSHGRPVTRTTRSRRGDTDERTAGAPEPAKGLEPVERLGIAGAAERESTKPASVRRAERPGTSARSNGERTERTGTSAGSSGERTERTERTERTERTERTERTERTERTERTERPDTSARRNGERAQSADSRSGLPGPRSEMPGPAGRAASPLPRRTRRTSSPSSGTGGTGPSAGNLPEGAEQGTSPLPRRVRQTHLAPQLKDGPERRGEREGTGPLPGPDPADRDAEEVRDRMASLQRGWRRGREENAVGDQAQDGTAPGTTEGDGR, encoded by the coding sequence ATGCGCTTTCGCGGGAAGTCCATCCGCCGGAAGATCGTGGCGCTGCTCCTCGTGCCACTCCTCTCCCTGACGGGTATCTGGGCCTTCGCGACGGTCATCACCGGTCGCGAGGCGAACCAGTTGTTCAACGTGTCCGACGTCGTCGAGAAGATCGGCTACCCCACCGAGGACGCCGTCGGCGTCCTCCAGCAGGAGCGCCGCCAGACACTCGTCTATCTCGCCGATCCCCGCGCCTCCGACGCGCTCAAGGCGCTGCGGCACAGTCGGACCGTCACCGACCGGGCCGTGGCGAAGGTCCGGGCGAACGCCAAGAGCGACGGCATGACCGACGAGATGGGCGCGGGCACCGCCGAGCGCGTCACCGTCATGCTGGACGCCTTCGACGGCATCGACTCGCTGCGCCGCACCGTCGAGGAGGGCACGGTCAACCGGGCCCAGGCCCTCGACCTCTACAACCGTCTCGTCGACCCCTGCTACACCCTGGTCTCCAACCTCCACCTGGTCGACAACGTGGAGATGGACAAGCAGCGCCGCGCCCTCGTCAACATCGACATCGCCCGCGAACTGCTCTCCCGCGAGGACGCCCTCCTCGGTTCCGCGCTGGTCGCGGGCCGCGTCAGCGGTGGCGAGATCCGCGACATCTCCGATCTCGTGGCCCAGCGCACGCTGCTCTACGACGTCAGCCTGCCGCTGCTGCCCCACACGGAGAGCGAGCGGTACGAGAGCTACTGGAAGAACGCCGACACGGCGCCCCTGCGTGTGGCCGAGCAAGCCGTCGTCACCTCGCCGGCCGGATCGCCCCACGGCGTCACCGCGAAGAGCTGGGACCGGGCCGCCGGACACGTGCTCGACGAACTCGGCGACCTCGACGACACGGCGGGCGACCGCTACCACGACAGGGTCCGGCCCGTGGCCACCGGAGTCATCGTCAAGGCGGCCATCGCGGGCGTCCTCGGCCTCGTCGCGCTGCTGGTCTCGCTCGTCATGTCCGTCCGCATCGGCCGGGGCCTCATCCGCGACCTGGGCCGGCTGCGCCTGGAGGCCCACGAGGCCTCCGGCGTCCGGCTGCCCAGCGTGATGCGCCGGCTCTCGGCGGGCGAAAAGGTCGACGTCGAGACCGAAGCACCGCGCCTGGAGTACGACAGGAACGAGATCGGCGAGGTCGGGCAGGCCCTCAACACCCTCCAGCGCGCCGCCGTCGAGGCCGCCGTCAAACAGTCCGAACTGCGGGACGGTGTCTCCGAGGTCTTCGTCAACCTCGCCCGCCGCAGCCAGGTCCTGCTGCACAAACAGTTGACCCTCCTCGACACCATGGAACGCAGGACCGAGGACACCGACGAACTCGCCGACCTGTTCCGCCTGGACCACCTGACCACGCGCATGCGCCGGCACGCCGAGGGGCTCGTCATCCTCTCCGGCGCCGCCCCCTCCCGGCAGTGGCGCAAGCCCGTCCAGCTCATGGACATCGTCCGCGCCGCCGTCGCCGAGGTGGAGGACTACGAGCGCATCGAGGTGCGCCGGCTGCCCCGCGTCGCCGTCACCGGTCCCGCGGTGGCCGACATCACGCACCTCGTGGCCGAACTCCTGGAGAACGCCACGGTGTTCTCGCCCCCGCACACGGCCGTGCAGGTCATCGGCGCGCGTGTCGCCAACGGCTTCACCCTGGAGATCCACGACCGCGGCCTCGGCATGGCCGCGGAGGCACTCCTCGACGCCAACCTGCGGCTCGCCGAAACCCCTGAGTTCGAGCTCTCCGACACCGACCGACTCGGTCTCTTCGTCGTCAGCAGGCTCGCCCAGCGGCAGAACGTCCGCGTCTCCCTCCAGCCGTCCCCGTACGGCGGCACGACCGCCATCGTCTTCCTTCCCGACGCGCTGCTCACGGACGACGTCCCGGACACCAACGGCATCGGCTTCCGCCTGGACCGCGCGCTGCCCTCGAAGGAGGGCAAGGTCGAGGCGGACCGCAAGACGGCGCTGTCCGAGGTGCCGGTCCGCCTTCCCGGTCTGCCCGCCTCGATCCTGGACGGGCCGGTCGAACTGGAGGCGCCGGTGGGGCTCGACGGCCTCGGCGGATTCTCCGACGCCCTCGACGAGGACATCGAACAGGGAGGTCTGTTCGGGCCGCGGCGCTCCATCGCCGGTGGACCGGTCGAGCACCACCAGCCGGCCCCTGAGGGACAGGACGCGACGCCACGTTCCGGTGAGGACCGTCCGGGCGCCCCGGTGCCGCTGCCGCGACGCAGGTCCCCCAAACTCGTCAGCTCGCACGGTCGTCCCGTGACCCGGACGACGCGGTCCCGGCGCGGCGACACGGACGAGCGGACCGCCGGGGCACCGGAACCGGCCAAGGGTCTGGAACCGGTGGAACGGCTCGGGATCGCGGGCGCGGCGGAGCGCGAGAGCACGAAGCCGGCGTCCGTCCGGCGTGCCGAACGCCCCGGCACCTCGGCGCGTTCCAACGGCGAGCGCACCGAACGCACCGGCACCTCGGCAGGTTCCAGCGGCGAGCGCACCGAGCGCACCGAGCGCACCGAGCGCACCGAGCGCACCGAGCGCACCGAGCGCACCGAGCGCACCGAGCGCACCGAGCGCACCGAACGCCCCGACACCTCCGCGCGTCGCAACGGCGAACGCGCCCAGAGCGCGGACTCCCGCTCCGGCCTGCCGGGCCCCCGCTCCGAGATGCCCGGCCCCGCCGGCCGGGCGGCCTCCCCGCTCCCGAGACGCACCCGTCGCACCTCCTCACCGTCGTCCGGCACGGGCGGGACCGGCCCGAGCGCCGGCAACCTGCCCGAAGGGGCCGAACAGGGAACCAGCCCCCTGCCCCGTCGCGTCCGGCAGACCCATCTCGCCCCGCAGTTGAAGGACGGCCCCGAGCGGCGCGGCGAGCGCGAGGGGACCGGCCCCCTCCCGGGGCCGGATCCCGCCGATCGTGACGCCGAAGAGGTACGCGACCGGATGGCCTCGCTCCAGCGCGGCTGGCGGCGTGGCCGCGAGGAGAACGCCGTGGGCGACCAGGCCCAGGACGGCACAGCACCAGGAACCACAGAGGGGGACGGCCGATGA
- a CDS encoding roadblock/LC7 domain-containing protein — protein MTAPKTTGPTETGTASGELNWLLDDLVDRVASIRKAIVLSGDGLPTGASKDLTREDSEHLAAVASGFHSLAKGVGRHFEAGGVRQTVVELENAFLFVTAAGDGSCLAVFSDADSDVGQVAYEMTLLVKRVGAHLAAAPRTDLPSGG, from the coding sequence ATGACCGCGCCGAAGACAACAGGACCCACCGAGACCGGCACGGCGTCGGGAGAGCTGAACTGGCTCCTCGACGATCTGGTGGACCGCGTCGCCAGTATCCGCAAGGCGATCGTGCTCTCCGGCGACGGCCTGCCCACCGGGGCGTCCAAGGACCTGACCCGCGAGGACAGCGAGCACCTGGCCGCCGTCGCCTCCGGCTTCCACTCCCTGGCCAAGGGGGTCGGACGGCACTTCGAGGCGGGCGGTGTCCGGCAGACCGTCGTCGAGCTGGAGAACGCCTTCCTCTTCGTCACGGCCGCCGGCGACGGCAGCTGTCTCGCCGTGTTCTCGGACGCCGACTCCGACGTGGGGCAGGTCGCCTACGAGATGACACTCCTGGTGAAGCGGGTCGGCGCACATCTGGCCGCCGCGCCACGCACCGATCTGCCCTCGGGCGGGTAG
- a CDS encoding DUF742 domain-containing protein codes for MSGDGQGTSHWFDDDAGPVVRPYAMTRGRTTSPAQHRLDLIAVVVAEPRADDPEADHSLSPEHVDIVELCRGTPQSVAELAAGLDLPVGVVRVLIGDLVHEEMVHVTRPVPPAELPDESILRDVIDGLRAL; via the coding sequence ATGAGCGGAGACGGACAGGGAACAAGCCACTGGTTCGACGACGACGCCGGACCGGTGGTCCGGCCCTACGCCATGACGCGCGGCCGCACCACCAGCCCGGCCCAGCACCGCCTCGACCTGATCGCCGTGGTCGTCGCCGAACCCCGGGCGGACGACCCCGAAGCGGACCACAGTCTGTCCCCGGAACACGTGGACATCGTCGAACTCTGCCGCGGCACGCCCCAGTCGGTCGCCGAACTCGCCGCCGGACTCGACCTCCCCGTCGGAGTGGTGCGCGTCCTGATCGGTGACCTCGTGCACGAGGAGATGGTCCATGTGACGCGTCCGGTACCCCCCGCCGAGCTGCCGGACGAGAGCATCCTGCGCGATGTGATCGATGGCCTACGGGCGCTCTGA
- a CDS encoding GTP-binding protein — translation MIFGRSERGTSPVEPVTLKILVAGGFGVGKTTLVGAVSEIKPLRTEEVLTEAGRPVDDISGVEGKNTTTVAMDFGRITLREDLVLYLFGTPGQDRFWFLWDELATGALGAIVLADTRRLEDCFAAVDYFERRSIPFVMGVNCFEGVARHPVEQVRQALDLDDDVPLVLCDARDRESAKEVLVEVVQHAIATAAGRREPVTT, via the coding sequence ATGATCTTCGGGCGTTCTGAGCGCGGCACATCCCCGGTCGAGCCCGTCACGCTCAAGATCCTGGTGGCCGGCGGCTTCGGCGTGGGCAAGACGACCCTGGTCGGCGCGGTCAGCGAGATCAAACCGCTGCGCACCGAGGAGGTGCTCACCGAGGCGGGCCGGCCCGTGGACGACATCAGCGGTGTGGAGGGCAAGAACACCACCACCGTCGCCATGGACTTCGGCCGCATCACGCTCCGCGAGGACCTGGTGCTGTACCTCTTCGGGACACCCGGACAGGACCGTTTCTGGTTCCTGTGGGACGAACTGGCCACCGGTGCGCTCGGTGCGATCGTGCTCGCCGACACGCGCCGCCTGGAGGACTGCTTCGCCGCCGTCGACTACTTCGAGCGGCGCTCCATACCGTTCGTGATGGGCGTCAACTGCTTCGAAGGAGTGGCCCGGCACCCGGTCGAGCAGGTACGTCAGGCCCTCGACCTCGACGACGACGTGCCGCTCGTCCTGTGCGACGCGCGGGACCGGGAGTCGGCCAAGGAGGTCCTCGTCGAGGTCGTCCAGCACGCGATCGCCACCGCGGCCGGCCGGCGCGAACCGGTCACGACCTGA
- the glpK gene encoding glycerol kinase GlpK — MTDNAEKYVAAIDQGTTSSRCIIFDHGGAIVAVDQREHRQIFPKPGWVEHDATEIWSKVQAVVAGAIAKAGLRADQLSALGITNQRETTVLWDRATGKPVHNAIVWQDTRTSALCHELGGPDGQDRFRDQTGLPLASYFSGPKAAWLLDNVPGLRARAERGEIAFGTIDSWLIWNLTGGTNGGRHVTDVTNAGRTMLMNLETLQWDPSILSAMNVPEAVLPEIRSSAEVYGTAVGQLAGVPVASALGDQQAAVFGQACYDVGTAKNTYGTGSFLLLNTGNRPVPSKNGLLTTMGYKIGDEAPVYCLEGSIAITGALVQWFRDQLGIIRSADEIESLAASVEDNGGAYIVPAFSGLFAPYWRSDARGVVTGLTRYVTKAHLARAVLEATSWQTREVVDAMFQDSGVQITTLKVDGGMTKNNLLMQHQADVLGVPVIRPKVSETTCLGAAYAAGLATGVWNDLDELKSHWQKDVEWTPSMEDSVRDREYHNWRKAVEKSFGWHTDDVG, encoded by the coding sequence ATGACGGACAACGCCGAGAAGTACGTCGCCGCAATCGACCAGGGCACCACATCGAGCCGGTGCATCATCTTCGACCACGGCGGCGCGATCGTCGCCGTCGACCAGCGCGAGCACCGCCAGATCTTCCCCAAGCCGGGGTGGGTGGAACACGACGCCACCGAGATCTGGTCCAAGGTGCAGGCGGTGGTGGCCGGCGCGATCGCCAAGGCCGGCCTGCGCGCCGACCAGCTGAGTGCGCTCGGCATCACCAACCAGCGCGAGACCACCGTCCTGTGGGACCGCGCCACCGGCAAGCCCGTGCACAACGCGATCGTCTGGCAGGACACGCGGACCTCCGCGCTCTGCCACGAACTGGGCGGGCCGGACGGACAGGACCGCTTCCGCGACCAGACGGGCCTGCCGCTGGCCAGCTACTTCTCCGGGCCCAAGGCGGCCTGGCTGCTGGACAACGTGCCGGGCCTGCGCGCGCGTGCCGAACGCGGCGAGATCGCCTTCGGCACCATCGACTCCTGGCTGATCTGGAACCTGACGGGCGGCACGAACGGCGGACGGCACGTCACCGACGTCACCAATGCCGGGCGCACCATGCTGATGAATCTGGAGACCCTCCAGTGGGACCCGTCCATCCTCTCCGCGATGAACGTGCCCGAAGCGGTGCTGCCCGAGATCAGGTCCTCCGCCGAGGTGTACGGCACCGCCGTGGGCCAGCTCGCGGGCGTCCCCGTGGCGTCGGCGCTCGGCGACCAGCAGGCCGCCGTCTTCGGGCAGGCCTGCTACGACGTGGGGACGGCCAAGAACACGTACGGCACGGGCAGTTTCCTGCTGCTCAACACCGGTAACCGGCCCGTCCCGTCGAAGAACGGGCTGCTCACCACGATGGGCTACAAGATCGGCGATGAGGCGCCCGTCTACTGCCTGGAAGGGTCGATCGCGATCACCGGCGCCCTGGTGCAGTGGTTCCGCGACCAGCTCGGCATCATCCGCAGCGCCGACGAGATCGAGTCGCTGGCGGCGAGTGTCGAGGACAACGGCGGCGCCTACATCGTGCCCGCGTTCTCCGGTCTGTTCGCCCCCTACTGGCGCTCCGACGCCCGCGGTGTCGTCACCGGCCTGACCCGGTACGTCACCAAGGCACACCTCGCCCGCGCGGTCCTGGAGGCGACCAGCTGGCAGACCCGGGAGGTCGTGGACGCCATGTTCCAGGACTCAGGGGTCCAGATCACCACCTTGAAGGTGGACGGCGGCATGACCAAGAACAACCTGCTGATGCAGCATCAGGCGGATGTCCTCGGGGTGCCGGTGATCCGCCCGAAGGTCTCCGAGACGACGTGTCTGGGAGCGGCCTACGCGGCCGGGCTCGCCACCGGCGTGTGGAACGACCTCGACGAGCTGAAGTCGCACTGGCAGAAGGACGTCGAGTGGACACCGTCCATGGAGGACTCCGTACGGGACCGCGAGTACCACAACTGGCGCAAGGCGGTGGAGAAGAGCTTCGGCTGGCACACGGACGACGTCGGCTGA
- a CDS encoding MIP/aquaporin family protein, with translation MSNGDIFVGELIGTAILILFGAGVCAAVTLDKSKARGAGWVVIAFGWGFGVLAGAYTAAPLSGGQLNPAVTIGFAIEGTTKWEDVPFYVLGQFAGAAVGATLCWLLYLGQFNLNADEDNAIETLGIFSTRPEIDNPVQNLITEAIATIGLMLPVLAMAGGHKHVAGIGDAGLPVQLIAFVVVGIGLSLGGPTGYAINPARDLGPRIVHALLPIPNKGTSQWSYSWIPVVGPIAGAAIGAAIYNAAF, from the coding sequence ATGAGCAACGGCGACATATTTGTCGGCGAGTTGATCGGCACTGCGATTCTGATTCTGTTCGGCGCGGGCGTCTGCGCCGCTGTCACACTCGACAAGTCCAAGGCGCGGGGCGCCGGCTGGGTCGTCATCGCCTTCGGGTGGGGATTCGGCGTGCTGGCCGGCGCGTACACCGCCGCACCGCTGTCCGGAGGACAGCTCAATCCGGCCGTGACCATCGGTTTCGCCATCGAGGGCACGACCAAGTGGGAGGACGTGCCCTTCTACGTCCTGGGGCAGTTCGCCGGCGCCGCCGTCGGCGCCACGCTGTGCTGGCTGCTCTACCTCGGCCAGTTCAACCTCAACGCGGACGAGGACAACGCCATCGAGACGCTGGGCATCTTCTCGACCCGGCCCGAGATCGACAACCCGGTCCAGAACCTCATCACCGAGGCCATCGCCACCATCGGCCTGATGCTGCCCGTTCTGGCCATGGCCGGCGGCCACAAGCACGTGGCGGGGATCGGCGACGCGGGACTTCCCGTGCAGCTCATCGCGTTCGTCGTCGTCGGCATCGGCCTCTCGCTGGGCGGACCCACCGGGTACGCCATCAACCCGGCGCGCGACCTGGGACCACGCATCGTCCACGCGCTGCTGCCCATTCCCAACAAGGGCACCTCGCAGTGGAGTTACTCCTGGATCCCGGTGGTCGGCCCGATCGCGGGCGCCGCCATCGGGGCCGCGATCTACAACGCAGCCTTCTGA
- a CDS encoding GGDEF domain-containing protein, whose amino-acid sequence MPSWTDTVRFAFQPVVNLTTGGVAALEILARPEAGDILAQARRDPELDGRLAALAIRAAARKETSLPLHLNVFAGTPADLGGLAALREAVRATGRLPWEVTVDIGPPYTHVPQHALLEAVATLRGDGFRICADGVGDGDVPLRLLTDLAPELVKLDVSLLARPTAVRAMRTLCEGLGALLSVEGVETESQCAAAVSAGAQLAQGDLFAPPARLPAADVYVPALSPGVAPAPPSGPSVLQFVRPAALLPATASAGRVRALLTGSPDVSGVLLVDSAGIPVRSVHRSRFLLSMSGPFGHALYADRPAAKLGDPPRTVGVDATAWEVLDVVADGARDRTSDDVAVVDRRGRCVGVVRLADLVRALSESRVEEAAGLNPLTRLPGSDAITTEVDRRIAHGLVFALSWLDVDHFKQVNDGAGFAAGDELIRAVGRALQLAASEATRVGHIGGDDFLVLADPDTLDPLASSVLDAPWSAGGRPVTLSLATILCAPGSVSDHRQAAACLAPLKRAAKSLSGASWVLGRPGMPGCEVRRGSGAARAQAG is encoded by the coding sequence GTGCCCTCCTGGACGGATACTGTCCGCTTCGCCTTCCAGCCGGTCGTCAACCTGACGACCGGAGGGGTCGCGGCGCTGGAGATACTCGCCCGCCCGGAGGCCGGGGACATCCTCGCGCAGGCCCGCCGCGACCCCGAACTCGACGGCCGGCTGGCCGCGTTGGCGATCCGCGCGGCGGCCCGCAAGGAGACCTCGCTGCCGCTGCACCTCAACGTGTTCGCCGGCACCCCGGCCGACCTCGGCGGACTCGCCGCGCTGCGGGAGGCGGTCCGCGCGACCGGACGGCTGCCCTGGGAGGTGACGGTCGACATCGGTCCTCCGTACACGCACGTGCCGCAGCACGCCCTGCTGGAGGCGGTCGCGACGCTGCGCGGCGACGGCTTCCGGATCTGCGCGGACGGGGTCGGCGACGGCGACGTACCGCTGCGTCTGCTCACGGATCTCGCGCCCGAGCTGGTGAAGCTCGACGTGTCACTGCTGGCGCGCCCCACGGCCGTACGGGCGATGCGGACGCTCTGCGAGGGCCTGGGCGCCCTGTTGTCCGTGGAGGGCGTCGAGACGGAGTCCCAGTGCGCGGCCGCGGTGTCGGCGGGCGCCCAGCTGGCGCAGGGTGACCTGTTCGCGCCGCCCGCCCGGCTGCCCGCGGCGGACGTATACGTTCCGGCCCTCTCCCCCGGCGTCGCCCCGGCGCCCCCGTCCGGGCCCTCGGTGCTCCAGTTCGTCCGGCCCGCCGCGCTGCTGCCCGCGACGGCGTCCGCGGGACGGGTGCGCGCCCTGCTCACCGGGTCGCCCGACGTGTCCGGGGTGCTGCTCGTGGACTCCGCCGGGATCCCGGTCCGCTCGGTGCACCGGTCACGTTTCCTGCTGTCGATGTCGGGCCCCTTCGGGCACGCGCTGTACGCCGACCGCCCGGCCGCCAAGCTCGGTGATCCGCCGCGCACGGTCGGGGTGGACGCCACCGCGTGGGAGGTCCTCGACGTGGTGGCGGACGGGGCGCGGGACCGTACGTCCGACGATGTGGCGGTCGTCGACCGTCGCGGGCGGTGCGTGGGGGTCGTACGCCTGGCCGATCTCGTACGAGCCCTCTCCGAGAGCCGGGTCGAGGAGGCCGCGGGCCTCAATCCGTTGACTCGGCTGCCCGGTTCGGACGCGATCACGACGGAGGTGGACCGGCGGATCGCGCACGGCCTCGTGTTCGCCCTCAGCTGGCTCGATGTCGACCACTTCAAACAGGTCAACGACGGAGCCGGGTTCGCGGCCGGTGACGAACTGATCCGCGCGGTCGGGCGGGCCCTGCAGCTCGCGGCGTCCGAGGCCACGAGGGTCGGGCACATCGGCGGCGACGACTTCCTGGTCCTCGCGGACCCCGACACACTCGACCCCCTGGCCAGTTCCGTGCTCGACGCGCCCTGGTCGGCCGGCGGACGGCCCGTCACCCTGTCGCTGGCCACGATCCTGTGCGCACCGGGAAGCGTGAGCGACCACCGGCAGGCGGCGGCCTGTCTGGCGCCGCTGAAGCGGGCGGCGAAGTCGCTGAGCGGGGCGAGCTGGGTGCTGGGGCGTCCGGGGATGCCCGGCTGTGAGGTCCGCCGCGGTTCGGGCGCGGCTCGGGCCCAGGCCGGCTGA
- a CDS encoding lipid-transfer protein, protein MSGEVAVLGAGMHPWGKWGHGFVEYGVAAARAALADAGVDWRDVDSVVGADTVRGGYPGHVAGATFAKALGWQGARVTSVYAACASGAQAVGTARAQILSGLADLVLVVGADAAPKGFFRPAGGDRPDDPDWLRFRVLGATNPTYFGLYARRRMAVHGDTLEDFAQVKVKNAASGALNPNARYRKRVTAEEVAASAVVADPLRLLDICATSDGGAALVLSSMEFARRHGTADPVRIRAVSTVTPRYPTTVLDLPDIATDSAVAVEPAADTFRASIARAAYEEAGIGPGDLSLAEVYDLSTALELQWYEDLGLCGEGEAAKLLREGATALGGRTPVNVSGGLASFGEAVPAQAIAQVCELTWQLRGHAGDRQVSGARVGITANQGLFGHGSSVVAVR, encoded by the coding sequence GTGAGCGGTGAGGTGGCGGTGCTCGGCGCGGGCATGCACCCGTGGGGCAAGTGGGGGCACGGCTTCGTCGAGTACGGGGTCGCGGCGGCCCGCGCGGCGCTGGCCGACGCGGGTGTCGACTGGCGGGACGTCGACTCGGTCGTGGGCGCGGACACCGTGCGCGGAGGCTATCCGGGGCACGTCGCGGGCGCGACCTTCGCGAAGGCGCTGGGCTGGCAGGGAGCGCGGGTGACGAGCGTGTACGCCGCGTGCGCCTCAGGGGCGCAGGCCGTCGGCACCGCGCGGGCGCAGATCCTGTCGGGACTCGCGGACCTCGTGCTCGTGGTGGGCGCGGACGCGGCACCCAAGGGGTTCTTCCGCCCTGCGGGCGGGGACCGGCCGGACGATCCCGACTGGCTGCGGTTCCGTGTGCTCGGGGCGACCAATCCGACGTACTTCGGGCTGTACGCGCGCAGGCGGATGGCCGTGCACGGGGACACCCTGGAGGACTTCGCGCAGGTCAAGGTGAAGAACGCCGCCTCGGGGGCGCTGAACCCGAACGCGCGGTACCGCAAGAGGGTCACCGCCGAGGAGGTGGCCGCCTCCGCGGTCGTCGCCGATCCACTGCGGCTGCTCGACATCTGCGCGACCTCCGACGGCGGCGCGGCCCTGGTGCTGTCGAGCATGGAGTTCGCACGACGGCACGGGACGGCGGACCCGGTGCGGATCCGCGCGGTGTCGACGGTGACACCGCGCTACCCCACCACCGTGCTGGATCTCCCGGACATCGCCACGGACTCCGCGGTCGCGGTCGAGCCCGCGGCGGACACCTTCCGCGCCTCGATCGCGCGGGCGGCCTACGAGGAGGCGGGCATCGGCCCCGGGGACCTGTCACTCGCCGAGGTCTACGACCTGTCCACGGCGCTGGAGTTGCAGTGGTACGAGGATCTCGGGCTGTGCGGGGAGGGGGAGGCGGCGAAGCTGCTGAGGGAGGGAGCCACGGCGCTCGGCGGCCGGACACCGGTCAACGTCAGCGGTGGCCTGGCCTCCTTCGGCGAAGCCGTTCCGGCGCAGGCCATAGCCCAGGTGTGCGAGCTGACCTGGCAGCTGCGGGGCCACGCGGGCGACCGACAGGTCTCCGGAGCGCGCGTGGGGATCACCGCGAACCAGGGGCTGTTCGGGCACGGCTCGTCGGTGGTCGCCGTCCGCTGA
- a CDS encoding Zn-ribbon domain-containing OB-fold protein produces MVAGWFAGDGDRFHLLGTRCSACATVFFPREDTFCRNPGCAGGDLAEVPLSRRGRVWSYTDSRYRPPSPYVTDPELSWEPYALIAVELEAERIVVLGQTVPGVTTVDLAVGMEVEIVPGVLNEDEETTWTTWHWRPTGVTA; encoded by the coding sequence GTGGTCGCCGGATGGTTCGCCGGGGACGGGGACCGGTTCCATCTGCTGGGTACGCGCTGCTCGGCGTGCGCCACGGTCTTCTTCCCCCGCGAGGACACCTTCTGCCGCAATCCCGGCTGCGCGGGCGGGGACCTGGCCGAGGTCCCGCTCTCCCGGCGCGGTCGCGTCTGGTCCTACACGGACAGCCGGTACCGGCCGCCGTCACCGTATGTGACCGATCCGGAACTCTCGTGGGAACCCTACGCGTTGATCGCTGTGGAGCTGGAAGCCGAGCGGATCGTCGTACTCGGCCAGACGGTTCCCGGTGTCACCACCGTCGATCTGGCGGTGGGCATGGAGGTGGAGATCGTCCCCGGCGTGCTGAACGAGGACGAGGAGACGACGTGGACGACGTGGCACTGGCGGCCGACGGGGGTGACGGCATGA